ttttctttgtatacaATTATGAtcttataatagaaaataattataatcgataaagaaaacatttgacgaagtataaatatttgattataacATTAAGTAGATAataccttttttttaattaagtgATGAATGGATATATGAATGAATGTGATAACGATGcaatattatcgttaataaaaatgtttaatttatattcatttttcattgtatgtaatatcaaaaaatgtaatatttcttaaacaatttcgttttacgatgtatatacataatatatatataaaagtgtaCGTGTGTGATAATACATCGAGAttgttgtaataaaatattttgctaTATTGGTGCAATCAAAATATGATTTTCTTAGTATAGGAAATCGTGTAAGGACGAAAGATCTAAATAGTTCGAaggaattaaaatatttttacccGTTATTAATTcaacaaataacaaaaatgttttGCACGCGTGTCCACACGTTTgacataatgaaaaaaattccatttcaatttaaaaCCTATGCTAAATAATGCATAAACTTAGATATGCATTATTACATATGCGTAGGCGTATTTCCGTtccattagaaaattaaaatacaaagaatataaaaattcgatgaatACGAAACATTATGAAAACGCAGATTGTTCGTTAATACCTTATGCGTGCAAATTCGCGATTCGCATGAtgttttgcaatattttttatacttttctttctttgaacaTAAAACTTTGATGATTTTTTCAACGGAATACGATCTTCGATCGACATCTTCGTTGatttacgagaaaaaataCACTTTTCTACGATTAGAATGCAAACACTCAAAATGATGCCAAGTTGGATTAGAAGAATAAGCGATATAATACTATTTATGCAAACCGGTTGAAgattcaatataaaattatatttccttttaaatgTCCTATCTTTTAATCGATCCATCATTCCATTGTTGATAAATTTCTGTAAGCTAAAATGAACACGTGCTttaacgtatataaaatataaaaaaatatatatacatcaatatttgtttatttactgAAAATTGATGACAGCGGTGAATGGATTCTGCTTAGATAAAATAATCGCTAAACTTTCCAAACGTTCTGCGTCTACGGGTACAACATTACACGgtattttatgatttatacTCTCCTTTCTTGCCTCGGACGTATATAAAGCTAGTTTTGGATTTTTACAAATCTGTAATTTGATAATtggtattaataataaaattatatatatatagttttataaataataataataatatatataagtatatatatatatatatatatatatatataaaatttcatttttcttttaaaaaaccTTCATCATACTATTTCAAATCCTTCTACCATCGTTATtggcaattttttttcttctggcatcaactttttcaatttctttgcTAAGGGATCTTTACCGttctataaagaaatatttttaataaataatttattgtatatatttatgaataattatggTATAGATTGAACAACGTAAATGATACGTATCGTACTCACTGTAAACGTATCGTAATCAGCTGATCCACTAAAGACAAGAAATTGATAAGTACCGTCTTCAATGAAATTCTCTAATGAGTGAAAAGGTAATGTTTGAATAACGGATGTTAAAAAGCTTATCAAAGCAGCCGAATAAGCGGCTGATAAGACAACAcccaaaagaaatatagagaagTATGCTATTCGTAAAGATGATCTATGCGGAAAGTCTAAAATTCAAACGAATGCTTCGTGTAAATGTTacttatcaataaaaaaaaaaaattatgaaacaagaattaagaaaaattcgttcgaacCTGGGAGTCCCTGTTGACAAAATATACCCcaaatatcgagaaaattatcGAACAATGCATGTCCCACGTTACGACTTGATTCATTCTTCGTTTTGAGAAAAATTAGTAATATGGGAACAACGATTAATACGCCGGAAATAGCGATCCAAATGGAATTAGAGAAAgcctaaaagaaaaacaacaattatttcattcatgATAATTAACCaaagcaaggaaaaaaaaagaagaagaaaaaattaaaaaaaagaaaaaagagaaacaaagcaAAGCAAGTGATCGTACCAATAAATAAGACGACCATTTTATCGCGAAAAGTTGTGGCTCTTTAATGTAAAGACACTTTTTCGATATAACAAGAGGAAGTGTAAAATCAATCGCATTCAATCTTGCACTGGTCATAGAAAAATCCGTAATAGAAATGTCAGCATGTCCAGCATATAATTCACCAATTGCACCGGACCAAGTATTATCCTTTGTATTTAATCTACCGTTCTCAGCTACTTTCGAGACAATATCAAAACTAAAATTAAGAGCAACGGAAAGTTCTGTCAATATTTTACCAAACGTTCCGTCCAATTGACCATCCTCCTTTACGTTTATGAACGATGAATCCTAGaacaaatgtaaataataaatacgaattatttataatttgaaaataaaatgaagaaaatatctcgaacgaaaatattttaccttAACTACGACTGCTCTCATGATCAAACCCTGTAAATTACATCTTCTCTCGTAAAGAGAATCTGGAACTAATTTAGTTATTCTTTTATCCAAACTCCAAGTAGCAACGTCATCGATCTCGGTTCGATTGGAATTGATCGAATACCACtcacgtaaaatattttccataccACAACGGACCAACATTTCCGAATCGAAtcttaaatgaaatatgttaCCTGGTGGATTGTGACAGTAATCGAAACCATGtcctttgtaaataaataatactagcCAGGCAGAAAAAGACATATCGAAGGTATTCGTTGCCAATGAGAACTCATTGATAGCTTCATAATTAGATATGAGTGCGATGTAATGTGGTCGTACGATTCGCTTTACGTAGTAGGATGATTCGTGTAATtccgaaaaatataaattcgaagTCATATAACCTTCGCGAGAGAGTGCACGTGTCCATTTGAATATCATCGTTGTCATTTCcatttctgaaaaaaaaaaagaaaatgaatatattacttataaagaaattttatttggaaGAATTATCTTACCTTTTATCGATTGACCGTATAAGAAAATTACagatttcgttcgatataatttacaaatatcgATGATGAAAGGAACGTGCTCGTCGCCGACAGAAAGTAATTCGTACGAATTCGCGATcttcggaagaaaaagaataaaaagaataaaaaggagaacgaaTATTCTTAATCGTACAACGAAcgtcatttcttctttttttttgtttatatgcGTCGTACTATTTctcaaattaaataaatcaacaACGACTATGTTTTAATGTGATTTGCGAGAAGATTCTACTCGACGACGATAGAATATCGCACTAAACTAAATTTCTAAACTATTCATTTCTAATATTGCGATTGATGCGTCCGATCTGATCGCACGCGATGTTTTTTTGCATATTCgtaagtagaaaaataatttcatgcgCAGTGACattgatttttcatcgatcgattaatatattttattctaatacacatttctttcttttgtttctataGCGtgcttatatttatatatattatatatatatataagtatttattatgtgtatattatatatataagtactatatatatatatatatatatatatatatatatatatatccatcttCAATGTATCCACCTACACacgtttttattacataaaaatgtaaaatgtaatatcttaaaaataatattgcactcccattaaaataattttataatttcattctggTCGATAATCGAGCTATATGATTTCCCATCGTAACACGTTAGAACACATATATCTTACACACTAATTAATTCTTATGTGAACTTATcttaaaatatgtttattgaaaaattcgcGATTCAATAATACTGCCCTATCGCGACTCATACATAAAAATggcgaatataattttttgttttgtttctaatACAAGAcacatatttcatatttcgtgTAAAGACGAAAAATATACACGCTTCGAAAGagttaaaatatgtatatacgtgcattcgac
This window of the Vespula vulgaris chromosome 6, iyVesVulg1.1, whole genome shotgun sequence genome carries:
- the LOC127064823 gene encoding probable glutamate receptor, translated to MEMTTMIFKWTRALSREGYMTSNLYFSELHESSYYVKRIVRPHYIALISNYEAINEFSLATNTFDMSFSAWLVLFIYKGHGFDYCHNPPGNIFHLRFDSEMLVRCGMENILREWYSINSNRTEIDDVATWSLDKRITKLVPDSLYERRCNLQGLIMRAVVVKDSSFINVKEDGQLDGTFGKILTELSVALNFSFDIVSKVAENGRLNTKDNTWSGAIGELYAGHADISITDFSMTSARLNAIDFTLPLVISKKCLYIKEPQLFAIKWSSYLLAFSNSIWIAISGVLIVVPILLIFLKTKNESSRNVGHALFDNFLDIWGIFCQQGLPDFPHRSSLRIAYFSIFLLGVVLSAAYSAALISFLTSVIQTLPFHSLENFIEDGTYQFLVFSGSADYDTFTNGKDPLAKKLKKLMPEEKKLPITMVEGFEIICKNPKLALYTSEARKESINHKIPCNVVPVDAERLESLAIILSKQNPFTAVINFHLQKFINNGMMDRLKDRTFKRKYNFILNLQPVCINSIISLILLIQLGIILSVCILIVEKCIFSRKSTKMSIEDRIPLKKSSKFYVQRKKSIKNIAKHHANREFARIRY